The following proteins are encoded in a genomic region of Kosakonia oryzae:
- a CDS encoding EAL domain-containing protein, translated as MIILLDDTYRPEFLLQPARKSNGMLQGLEVIVNFVGKDSNVRAPAELVSPRLKPDETLQLFTEQLALIEACQLFFIQHQLIAWINISPIIVEALLTDEALAASVAKFPFLEFTINENFLNLNKGKEDPFLSLLAKQYPLVLANFGVGTASTKAIFDGLFKRVALDKNFVQQRLASPSFEPFMRAIVSQISPYCQSMMIAGIDDESALKRAEPFHFSAMQGALWPPVTVAQITSLIHP; from the coding sequence ATACTTATCGCCCGGAGTTTTTATTACAGCCAGCGAGAAAAAGTAACGGAATGCTTCAGGGGCTGGAAGTTATCGTTAACTTTGTCGGGAAAGACAGTAACGTCCGCGCCCCGGCAGAGCTGGTTTCCCCGCGCCTGAAGCCTGATGAAACCCTGCAACTCTTTACGGAGCAACTGGCGCTAATAGAGGCCTGTCAGCTCTTTTTCATACAACATCAATTAATCGCCTGGATTAATATTTCCCCGATTATTGTTGAAGCCTTACTTACCGATGAGGCACTGGCTGCCAGCGTGGCTAAATTTCCTTTTCTGGAATTTACTATAAATGAGAATTTCCTCAATTTAAATAAAGGCAAAGAGGATCCGTTTCTGTCTCTATTGGCGAAACAATATCCGCTGGTACTGGCTAATTTTGGTGTCGGAACAGCATCGACTAAAGCCATTTTTGACGGATTATTTAAACGTGTCGCATTAGATAAAAATTTTGTTCAGCAACGATTAGCTTCTCCTTCATTTGAACCTTTTATGCGGGCGATCGTTTCGCAGATAAGTCCTTATTGTCAGTCAATGATGATTGCGGGCATTGATGACGAATCTGCCCTGAAGCGGGCGGAACCTTTTCACTTCAGCGCAATGCAAGGGGCATTATGGCCGCCGGTCACCGTTGCGCAGATCACCTCTCTGATCCACCCATAG
- the hemP gene encoding hemin uptake protein HemP, protein MSHTDSSTAPLIASQEKPTHISPTDRRINSQQLLGEEGRVVIEHKGQQYLLRQTHAGKLILTK, encoded by the coding sequence ATGTCGCATACGGATAGCTCGACGGCCCCACTCATCGCTTCGCAGGAAAAACCCACCCATATCAGCCCGACCGATCGCCGTATCAACAGTCAACAACTGCTGGGCGAAGAAGGCCGGGTGGTGATTGAGCATAAAGGCCAGCAATATCTGCTGCGTCAGACCCATGCCGGGAAGCTGATTCTGACCAAATGA
- the aroH gene encoding 3-deoxy-7-phosphoheptulonate synthase AroH, whose product MNKTDELRTARIDSLVTPAELAQRYPVKPDIAEHVIASRRRIEKILNGEDRRLLVIIGPCSIHDLDAAVDYASRLQTLREKHHAQLEIVMRTYFEKPRTVVGWKGLISDPDLNGSYRVNHGLELARKLLLQVNELGVPTATEFLDMVTGQFIADLISWGAIGARTTESQIHREMASALSCPVGFKNGTDGNTRIAVDAIRASRASHMFLSPDKTGQMTIYQTSGNPYGHIIMRGGKTPNYYAEDIANACDTLSEFDLPEYLVVDFSHGNCQKQHRRQLDVCDNVCSQIRNGSTAIAGVMVESFLQEGTQKIVSGQPLVYGQSITDPCLGWDDSELLLEKLAAAVATRL is encoded by the coding sequence ATGAACAAAACCGATGAACTCCGCACTGCGCGCATCGATAGCCTGGTGACACCGGCTGAACTGGCGCAGCGTTATCCTGTTAAACCTGATATTGCCGAACATGTTATTGCATCCCGGCGGCGAATCGAAAAAATCCTCAATGGCGAAGATCGCCGCTTATTGGTGATTATTGGCCCCTGCTCCATCCACGATCTTGATGCGGCGGTAGATTACGCGAGCCGCTTGCAGACGCTGCGTGAGAAACATCACGCCCAGCTCGAGATCGTGATGCGTACCTATTTTGAAAAACCTCGCACGGTTGTTGGCTGGAAAGGACTGATTTCCGATCCGGACCTGAATGGCAGCTATCGCGTTAATCATGGTCTCGAACTGGCGCGCAAGCTGCTGCTCCAGGTCAACGAACTCGGTGTGCCAACGGCGACTGAATTTCTCGACATGGTAACCGGGCAATTTATAGCCGATCTGATTAGCTGGGGCGCGATTGGCGCACGTACAACGGAAAGCCAGATCCACCGTGAAATGGCGTCAGCGCTCTCCTGCCCGGTCGGTTTTAAAAACGGCACCGATGGCAATACCCGCATCGCGGTCGATGCGATCCGCGCCTCCCGTGCCAGCCATATGTTCCTCTCGCCGGATAAAACCGGCCAGATGACCATCTATCAAACCAGTGGTAACCCTTACGGGCATATCATTATGCGGGGCGGGAAAACGCCGAACTATTACGCCGAGGATATCGCCAATGCGTGCGATACGCTGAGCGAGTTTGATCTGCCGGAATACCTGGTGGTGGATTTCAGCCACGGCAACTGCCAGAAGCAACATCGACGTCAACTCGATGTCTGTGACAATGTTTGTTCGCAGATCCGTAACGGTTCGACCGCCATCGCCGGCGTGATGGTAGAAAGCTTCCTGCAGGAAGGCACGCAGAAAATTGTCAGCGGCCAGCCGCTGGTTTACGGGCAATCCATTACCGATCCTTGCCTGGGCTGGGACGACAGTGAATTGCTGCTGGAAAAACTGGCGGCCGCAGTCGCCACCCGCCTCTGA
- the selO gene encoding protein adenylyltransferase SelO gives MTLSFTTRWRDELPEFYTALSPTPLHNARLIWHNAPLAQELGVEDALFHPESGAGVWGGEALLPGMSPLAQVYSGHQFGVWAGQLGDGRGILLGEQQLPDGTTRDWHLKGAGLTPYSRMGDGRAVLRSTIRESLASEAMHYLGIPTTRALSIVTSDTPVMRESREQGAMLMRIAESHLRFGHFEHFYYRREPQKVRQLADFAIRHHWQHLQNESDKYVLWFRDIVRRTATLIARWQAVGFAHGVMNTDNMSILGLTIDYGPFGFLDDYQPSFICNHSDYQGRYSFDNQPAVALWNLQRLAQSLSPFIDIDALNSALDDYQHLLLTEYGVLMRGKLGFLTQQQGDNQLLTELFALMAREGSDYTRTFRLLSQTEQQSASSPLRDEFIDRAAFDSWFVQYRVRLQQEQVDDAQRQQLMSGVNPALVLRNWLAQRAIDAAEKGDASELSQLQEALREPFRDRNDDYVSRPPDWGKRLEVSCSS, from the coding sequence ATGACCCTTTCTTTTACTACCCGCTGGCGTGATGAACTGCCAGAATTTTACACTGCATTATCTCCGACACCGCTGCACAATGCCCGGCTTATCTGGCACAACGCGCCACTGGCGCAGGAGCTGGGCGTGGAGGACGCGCTTTTTCATCCCGAATCGGGTGCCGGTGTCTGGGGCGGCGAGGCATTATTGCCGGGCATGTCGCCGCTGGCGCAAGTTTACAGCGGACATCAGTTTGGTGTCTGGGCCGGGCAACTGGGCGACGGACGCGGGATCCTGCTTGGTGAACAACAATTGCCGGATGGCACGACCCGCGACTGGCATCTGAAAGGCGCGGGGTTGACGCCCTATTCGCGCATGGGTGACGGACGTGCAGTTCTGCGTTCAACTATCCGTGAAAGCCTGGCATCAGAGGCGATGCACTATCTTGGCATTCCGACGACCCGCGCGCTGAGCATCGTTACCAGCGATACGCCGGTCATGCGTGAAAGCCGCGAGCAGGGCGCTATGCTGATGCGCATCGCTGAAAGCCATCTGCGTTTCGGGCATTTCGAGCATTTTTATTATCGCCGCGAACCGCAAAAAGTACGCCAACTGGCGGACTTTGCCATCCGTCACCACTGGCAGCATTTGCAGAATGAATCCGATAAGTACGTGCTGTGGTTCCGCGATATTGTCCGACGCACTGCCACGCTGATTGCCCGCTGGCAGGCGGTCGGTTTTGCGCATGGCGTGATGAATACCGACAACATGTCGATCCTCGGGTTGACCATTGATTACGGTCCCTTTGGTTTCCTCGACGATTATCAGCCGTCATTTATCTGTAACCACTCGGATTACCAGGGGCGTTATAGCTTCGATAATCAACCCGCAGTGGCGTTGTGGAACCTGCAACGGCTGGCGCAGTCGCTGTCGCCGTTTATTGACATCGATGCGCTGAACAGCGCGCTGGATGACTATCAACATCTGCTGCTGACAGAATATGGCGTACTGATGCGCGGCAAGCTTGGTTTTCTCACCCAGCAGCAGGGCGATAACCAGCTTCTTACAGAACTGTTTGCGCTGATGGCACGCGAGGGCAGCGATTATACGCGAACCTTCCGCCTGCTCAGCCAGACGGAGCAGCAGAGCGCCTCTTCGCCGCTGCGTGATGAATTTATCGATCGTGCCGCGTTCGACAGTTGGTTTGTGCAGTACCGGGTACGTCTGCAACAGGAGCAGGTTGACGATGCGCAGCGGCAACAACTGATGTCCGGCGTGAATCCGGCGCTGGTGTTGCGCAACTGGCTGGCACAGCGGGCGATTGATGCTGCTGAGAAAGGCGACGCCAGTGAACTGTCGCAGTTACAGGAAGCGCTGCGCGAGCCGTTCCGCGATCGTAACGATGATTATGTCAGCCGCCCGCCGGACTGGGGAAAGCGGCTGGAGGTCAGTTGTTCGAGTTAG
- the ppsR gene encoding posphoenolpyruvate synthetase regulatory kinase/phosphorylase PpsR, translating to MDSSVDRHVFYISDGTAITAEVLGHAVMSQFPVAVSSITLPFVENESRARAVKDQIDAIYQQTGNRPLVFYSIVIPEIRSIILQSEGFCQDIVQALVAPLQQELKLDPTPIAHRTHGLNPGNLTKYDARIAAIDYTLAHDDGISLRNLDQAQVILLGVSRCGKTPTSLYLAMQFGIRAANYPFIADDMDNLVLPAALKPLQHKLFGLTINPERLAAIREERRENSRYASLRQCRMEVAEVEALYRKNQIPCLNSTNYSVEEIATKMLDIMGLNRRMY from the coding sequence ATGGACAGTTCTGTTGATCGCCATGTGTTTTATATTTCTGATGGAACCGCTATCACCGCTGAAGTATTGGGCCATGCGGTGATGTCGCAATTTCCGGTCGCCGTCAGCAGCATCACCTTACCTTTCGTGGAAAACGAGAGCCGCGCCCGCGCCGTCAAAGATCAGATTGATGCTATCTATCAGCAAACGGGCAACCGTCCATTGGTTTTTTATTCTATTGTGATCCCCGAAATTCGCTCTATTATTTTGCAAAGCGAAGGATTTTGTCAGGACATTGTTCAGGCGCTGGTTGCCCCATTACAGCAGGAATTAAAGCTCGATCCCACCCCCATTGCGCATCGTACGCATGGGCTTAATCCGGGTAATTTAACTAAATATGACGCGCGTATTGCCGCAATTGATTACACACTGGCACATGATGACGGTATTTCGTTGCGCAATCTCGATCAGGCTCAGGTGATTTTACTGGGCGTATCGCGCTGTGGAAAAACCCCCACCAGCCTCTATCTGGCGATGCAATTTGGTATTCGCGCAGCGAATTATCCTTTTATTGCCGATGATATGGATAACCTGGTACTTCCGGCTGCGTTAAAACCGTTGCAGCATAAATTATTTGGTCTGACCATTAATCCGGAGCGCCTTGCCGCGATTCGTGAAGAGCGGCGGGAGAACAGCCGGTACGCTTCTTTGCGACAGTGCCGCATGGAAGTGGCGGAAGTGGAAGCGCTTTACCGCAAAAATCAGATTCCTTGTCTTAACAGTACCAACTACTCAGTTGAAGAGATTGCAACCAAAATGCTCGACATCATGGGGCTGAACCGCCGCATGTACTGA
- the ppsA gene encoding phosphoenolpyruvate synthase yields MSNNGSSPLVLWYDQLGMNDVDRVGGKNASLGEMITNLSGVGVSVPNGFATTADAFNQFLEQSGLNQRIYALLDSTDIDDVSELAKAGAQIRQWIVDTPFQPELEKAVHDAYAKLSEDDAQASFAVRSSATAEDMPDASFAGQQETFLNVQGYDAVLVAVKHVFASLFNDRAISYRVHQGYDHRGVALSAGVQRMVRSDIGASGVMFSIDTESGFDQVVFITSAWGLGEMVVQGAVNPDEFYVHKPTLAAGRPAIVRRTMGSKKIRMIYAPTQEHGKQVQIEDVPQADRDRFSLTDADVQALAKQAVQIEKHYGRPMDIEWAKDGHTGKLFIVQARPETVRSRGQVMERYTLHAQGRIISEGRAIGHRIGAGTVKVIHDISEMNLIEAGDVLVTDMTDPDWEPIMKKAAAIVTNRGGRTCHAAIIARELGIPAVVGCGDATERIKTGEKVTVSCAEGDTGYVYADLLDFSVKSSSVDTMPDLPLKIMMNVGNPDRAFDFACLPNEGVGLARLEFIINRMIGVHPRALLEFDDQEAKLQNEIREMMKGFDSPVEFYVGRLTEGIATLGAAFWPKRVIVRLSDFKSNEYANLVGGERYEPEEENPMLGFRGAGRYVADSFRDCFALECEAVKRVRNEMGLTNVEIMIPFVRTVEQAKAVVDELARQGLKRGENGLKIIMMCEIPSNALLAEQFLEHFDGFSIGSNDMTQLTLGLDRDSGVVSELFDERNEAVKALLSMAIRAAKKQGKYVGICGQGPSDHEDFAAWLMDEGIDSLSLNPDTVVQTWLSLAELKK; encoded by the coding sequence ATGTCCAACAATGGCTCGTCTCCGCTGGTGCTTTGGTATGACCAACTCGGCATGAATGATGTAGACAGAGTTGGGGGCAAAAATGCCTCCCTTGGTGAAATGATTACTAACCTGTCAGGCGTGGGGGTTTCCGTGCCGAATGGGTTCGCGACCACCGCCGATGCGTTTAACCAGTTCCTTGAACAGAGCGGCTTAAATCAACGTATTTATGCGCTGCTGGATAGCACGGATATTGACGATGTCTCTGAGCTGGCGAAAGCTGGCGCACAGATCCGCCAGTGGATTGTCGATACGCCTTTCCAGCCGGAGCTGGAAAAAGCGGTTCATGATGCGTATGCAAAACTGTCAGAAGATGACGCGCAAGCCTCTTTTGCCGTACGCTCCTCGGCAACGGCGGAGGATATGCCGGATGCCTCTTTCGCCGGTCAGCAAGAAACATTCCTCAATGTTCAGGGTTATGACGCCGTGCTGGTGGCCGTTAAACACGTATTTGCTTCGCTGTTTAACGACCGCGCTATCTCTTACCGCGTGCATCAGGGATATGACCACCGTGGCGTGGCGCTCTCTGCGGGCGTGCAGCGTATGGTGCGCTCGGACATCGGCGCTTCCGGCGTGATGTTCTCTATTGATACTGAATCCGGCTTCGACCAGGTGGTATTCATCACCTCGGCGTGGGGGCTGGGCGAGATGGTGGTGCAGGGCGCAGTCAACCCGGATGAGTTCTACGTGCATAAACCGACGCTGGCAGCTGGTCGTCCGGCGATTGTGCGTCGCACGATGGGCTCGAAAAAGATCCGCATGATTTATGCACCAACGCAGGAACACGGCAAACAGGTACAGATTGAAGATGTGCCGCAGGCCGATCGCGATCGCTTCTCGCTGACCGATGCCGATGTGCAGGCGCTGGCCAAACAGGCGGTGCAAATCGAAAAACACTATGGTCGTCCGATGGATATTGAATGGGCGAAAGACGGCCATACCGGCAAGTTGTTCATCGTGCAGGCGCGTCCGGAAACGGTACGCTCCCGCGGACAGGTGATGGAGCGCTACACGCTGCATGCGCAAGGGCGAATCATCTCTGAAGGTCGCGCTATCGGTCATCGCATCGGTGCTGGTACGGTCAAAGTGATCCATGACATCAGCGAAATGAACCTGATTGAAGCGGGCGATGTGCTGGTCACCGATATGACCGACCCGGATTGGGAACCGATCATGAAGAAGGCGGCGGCGATTGTTACCAACCGTGGTGGCCGCACCTGCCATGCGGCGATTATCGCCCGTGAACTGGGGATCCCGGCGGTGGTCGGTTGCGGTGATGCGACTGAACGTATCAAAACCGGTGAAAAAGTCACTGTCTCCTGTGCCGAAGGCGACACGGGTTATGTGTATGCCGATCTGCTCGATTTCAGCGTGAAAAGCTCCAGCGTCGATACCATGCCGGATCTGCCGCTGAAGATCATGATGAACGTCGGTAACCCGGATCGCGCCTTTGATTTCGCCTGTTTGCCGAATGAAGGCGTCGGGCTGGCGCGCCTGGAATTTATCATTAACCGCATGATTGGCGTTCACCCGCGCGCGCTGCTGGAGTTTGATGACCAGGAAGCGAAGCTGCAAAACGAAATTCGCGAGATGATGAAAGGTTTTGACTCGCCGGTTGAGTTTTACGTCGGCCGTCTGACGGAAGGGATTGCCACGCTGGGCGCGGCGTTCTGGCCGAAGCGCGTGATTGTGCGTTTGTCGGATTTTAAATCGAACGAATACGCCAATCTGGTCGGCGGCGAGCGTTATGAACCGGAAGAAGAGAACCCGATGCTCGGTTTCCGTGGGGCGGGCCGTTATGTGGCCGATAGCTTCCGCGACTGCTTTGCGCTTGAATGCGAGGCAGTAAAACGCGTGCGCAACGAGATGGGGCTGACAAACGTTGAGATCATGATCCCGTTCGTTCGTACCGTGGAGCAGGCGAAAGCCGTGGTTGATGAACTGGCGCGCCAGGGGCTGAAACGCGGTGAGAACGGGCTGAAGATCATTATGATGTGCGAAATTCCGTCCAACGCATTGCTGGCGGAGCAGTTCCTTGAGCACTTTGATGGTTTCTCGATTGGTTCCAACGATATGACGCAGCTTACACTGGGCCTCGATCGCGACTCCGGCGTCGTTTCCGAACTGTTCGATGAACGCAATGAGGCGGTGAAAGCCCTGTTGTCGATGGCGATCCGCGCCGCGAAAAAACAGGGCAAATATGTTGGTATCTGCGGCCAGGGGCCTTCGGATCACGAAGATTTCGCCGCCTGGTTGATGGATGAAGGCATCGACAGTCTGTCGCTGAATCCGGACACCGTGGTGCAGACGTGGCTCTCGCTTGCTGAACTGAAAAAATAA